The DNA region AATGTAAATGCGGTTGTTTCCCTTTAATAGTAAACCAAAAAAAGATAAGAGTCATTTGTTTATAAATGGCTCTTTTTTTAGGAGTTAATTTCGTCAATAAAAAGGCTTAAAATGCTACAAGCTATTTTACTGATATTCGTGCCAGGTCCAAAAATAGCAGCTGTTCCAGCATCAAATAAGTATTGATAATCCTGATTAGGGATTACTCCGCCTACAACGACCATAATGTCTTCACGGCCTAATTTTTTTAATTCTTCGATTACTTGTGGAACCAGTGTTTTGTGTCCAGCCGCAAGTGAAGAAACACCTAAGATATGAACGTCATTTTCCACGGCTTGTTTCGCTACTTCAAATGGTGTTTGAAAAACTGGAGCAATATCTACATCAAAACCAATATCGGCAAAGGCAGTAGCTACTACTTTAGCGCCACGGTCATGACCATCTTGCCCCATTTTGGCAACCATAATCCTAGGGCGACGACCTTCTTGTTTAGCAAAAACATCGGCTAGGTGTTTTGCTTTTTCAAAATGTTTGTTCTTTTTTATTTCCTTACTATACACTCCACTAAACGATTTAATTTGTGCTTTATGTCTTCCGTAAACCGTTTCTAATGCCTGACTAATTTCGCCCAATGTGGCTCTTTCTCGTGCAGCTTCAACGGCAAATTCTAGTAAATTACCAATTCCATTTTCGGCGCAAAGTCTTATTTTTTCTATAGCTTCCTTTACTTTCGAAGCATCGCGTTTGGCTTTAACCTGACGTAATCGTTCCAATTGTTGGTTGCGAACTTTTTCAATATCAATATTTAAGATATTTAAAGATACTTCTTTTTTGGCTTGAAATTTATTAACCCCCACAATTATATCCTGTTCGCTATCAATGCGGGCTTGTTTTCGGGCAGCGGCTTCTTCAATTCGCATTTTTGGAATTCCAGTAGTTAAGGCTTTGGTCATTCCGCCAAGGGATTCGATTTCTTCAATATGTTTCCAGGCTTTTTGGGCTATTTTATGTGTCAAACTTTCCACATAATAGCTTCCAGCCCAAGGGTCAACCGTTTTAGTAATCTTTGTTTCTTCTAATAAATACAATTGCGTGTTTCGGGCTATTCGTGCCGAAAAATCACTTGGCAAAGCCATAGCCTCGTCTAAGGCATTAGTGTGTAAAGACTGAGTGCCACCTAAAACAGCGGCTGCAGCTTCAATACAGGTTCGAGCCACATTATTAAAAGGATCTTGGGCAGTCAAGCTCCATCCGCTAGTTTGGCAATGGGTTCTTAAAATCAGTGATTTTGGATTTTTAGGATGAAAACTTTTCATGAGTTTGGTCCAAATCATTCTGGCAGCTCTCATTTTGGCAATTTCCATAAAATGATTCATTCCAATACCCCAAAAGAAAGATAATCTGGGTGCAAATTCGTCAATTTTCATTCCAGTGGACAATCCAGTTCTCACGTATTCTATACCATCGGCGAGGGTGTAGGCTAATTCAATATCGGCCGTTCCTCCTGCTTCCTGAATGTGATAACCCGAAATGGAAATCGAATGAAATTTGGGCATTTTTTTGCTGCAATATTCAAAAATGGATGCAATAATTTTCATCGATGCTTCTGGTGGATAAATGTAAGTGTTGCGCACCATGAATTCTTTTAGGATGTCATTTTGAATCGTTCCCGAAAGTTGTTCTGGAGGAACACCTTGTTCTTCTGCAGCAACAATATAAAAAGCCATTATAGGTAAAACGGCTCCGTTCATCGTCATGGAAACCGACATTTTATCCAAAGGAATTTGGTCAAATAAAATTTTGAAATCTTCTACGGTATCAATTGCCACGCCTGCTTTACCAACATCGCCTACCACACGTTCATGGTCGGAATCATAGCCCCGATGTGTGGCTAAATCAAAAGCAATGGAAAGTGCTTCCTGACCTGCTTTGAGATTTCGTTTGTAAAAAGCATTGCTTTCTTCTGCGGTTGAAAAACCTGAATACTGTCGGATTGTCCAGGGCTTTTGAACGTACATGGTCGTGTGTGGGCCACGAAGATAGGGAGGAAAACCCGCCCCAAAATCCAAATGTTCTAAATCTTCAATATCCTCTTCTTTATAGTTTTGTTTCAACTCAATTCCTTCGGCTGTAACAAAATTTTCAGTTGCCGAATTTTCTTTTGCAAAAGAATATTCGAAACTAGAATTAGCTTCGGATGGCTGAGTTTTGAGTTGAATATGTCGGAGGTCTTTTCGAATCATTTGGGTGCTTTTTTACCAATGTATAATTACTAATTGAATTTTATTTTTCTTCGGCTGCGAGTCGTTCCTGTTCAATTTTCTCAGCCAAACGTTTTTCAATTATAGGTGTTATCAGGGTTTTTCGGGGTTTTATTTTTACAAAAGGATACAACTCGATTTTGTCTTTCATTTTGTCTTTTGGATTCTGGTATTTGTTAGTTCCAATTAAGATTTCCTTATCCGAATCAAAAAGCTGTTGTTCTTTGTCGGCGCTTTCTTGAATTTTTCTTTTGATAATACCTTCATTCAGTTGTTTTAAAAAACCTCCGTTGGCTTCAATTTCTTTAAACAATTGCAACCCTTTTTCAGCCAGTTGTTGTGTCAAAGTTTCGATATAATAACTGCCGTTAGCGGGATTGTTGACTTTGTCAAAATAACTTTCGTCTTTCAGGATCAACAATTGGTTACGTGCCATTCGGTCGCCAAATTCATTGCTTTTATGATAAATCGCATCGTAAGGCAAATTGGCAACAGCATCCGCACCACCTATTATGGCCGTCATGCATTCGGTAGTGGTGCGCAACATATTCATATTGTAATCGTACAAGGTTTTGTTGCGTTTAGTTGGGGTTACCAAAAGATGGCAATCTTTGTCATGGTAGTATTCCTTGGCGATTAAATGAAATAGTAAGCGCAAAGCACGAAGCTTGGCAATTTCGAAAAAATAATTGCTGCCTACGGCCACTTCAAAAACAATCGATTGATGAATCGTAGGAACACGGTTGAAATATTCATTGGCATGCGCCAAACCATAAGCCAGTTGTTGCACCATATTGGCACCCGCATTTTGGTACAAGCCCATATCGATGCTTATCAACGAACTTTCTTGAGTGTTTTTGGAAAGGATTTGCAGGCTTTCGAAATTGTTTTTTTCTTTGGTCTGGAACCAATTTCCTTCATGGGCTAATTGTCCGATAGGATCCAGATTGTAAAAAACCTTCGCTTTTTTTTGTGCAACAATAGAATTTATTTTCGAAATAGATTCTACCGATAGAAATTTGAAATCAAAATAGATCGGAGTGTTTTCTAATGGCAAACTTGCAAGCAGTTGTGCAATATCCAGCGATTCATCGGTTATGGTAAAACGCAAACTTTCAGCACCTCTATTGAGTGAATCTAAAGCTCGGTCTATCGATTTTTGGATATCAAAAACAAAGATGTTTTGGCATATTTTAAATTCGGTGGCATGGGTAGGAGCAGTAGCAATTTGGCTATAGTCGTCCCCATGATAAAAAGGTCTGACTTTAATGTCTTCGGGTGAATTCCAAACTAAACTTTCATTATAGTCGGCTCCATCCAATTCGAATTGGATTTTTTGTTTCCATTGTTTGGATGAAACAGCATCGAATTCTTCGAATAGTGGAGTAGCCATTTTAGTTTGGGTTTAATTTTTCCTTTTGAAAGATTTATTATTTCTATAAAAATGCTTTAACACCTCCCTAGCCCTCCTCAAGGAGGGAATTTTATCGATGTTTTGGCATTATTCCCCTCTTGAGAGGGGTTAGGGGTGTGTTTTTTAATTTATTGTAAACCTGATTGTTTATTTTTTCTCAATCGTGTCGCCTTCAAATTCAATGATATAGATATCCTCGCTGTCTTTTTTCATATAGTATTTTTCGCGGGCGTATTTTTCAACTTGGTCAGGATTTTTGAGTTGTTTTATTTGTGACTCATCTTTTTTAATTTCCTCCTGATAATAGTTTTTGTTGTCTTCTAATTCTTCAATTTGATTGTCTAAAACACGATGATCAAAATAAGAATAATTGTCCAGAAATAACATCCAAACGACGAAAAATAATAAGGACCAAATGTATTTGTTACTTAAAAATTTGAACCAAGCTTTTTCTTTATAGGGGTTTGTCATGAGTTGTTCTTTGTGTATTATTATGATTAAAAACGATTCTCGATACATTTCTTATAGAATCCTGAAGAGTCAGGATTCTATAAGAAACACTCGAATTGACGTTTTTAATATTCGCGTTACGGCGTCATAAAATTACAATAAAATTATAGAATTTTTTGATTAATTACGCTGCGAAGCATGTCAATGGCTACAGTGTTGTAATGATTGTTTGGAATAATGATATCCGCGTAGGCTTTAGTAGGCTCAATAAATTGTTCGTGCATTGGTTTTAAGGTTTTTTGATAGCGGTTTAACACCTCGTCCATATCACGACCACGTTCGGCGATGTCTCTTTTTAAACGACGGATTAAACGTTCATCGGCATCGGCGTGAACAAAGATCTTGATATCAAATAAATCTCTTAATTCGGCATGCACCAAAATCAAAATACCTTCTACTAGCATTACTTTTCTGGGATGGGTGCTAATGGTATCTTCCGTACGGTTGTGTGTCACAAAGGAATAGACGGGCTGCTGAATCGTTTTGCCAGCTTTGAGTTGGTTAAGATGTTCCACCAATAAATCAAAATCAATGGCTCTGGGATGGTCAAAGTTAATCAAAGCACGTTCGTCATAACTCAAATGACCTGTAGGTTTATAGTAGGAATCCTGAGAAAGTACGCCTACTTCGGCATCCGGTAACTGATTCATAATTTGCTGCACCACCGTGGTTTTTCCACTTCCTGTACCGCCTGTAATTCCTATAATAAGCATAAAAGGGTTTTGTTTGATTTGCTAACAAAAATAGGTATTTTATATAAAGGAATTTTGGATTTTGTGGGGAAAAGTTGAGGTGTTCTTAATTGTTTTTTTGTGCCATATAAAAGGATTCGTACGGCAGCGTGGGAAGGAAAACCCAAAAACCACATTTAAAAGCCTACAAAAAAAGAGGCAGAATAGCCTCTTGAAATTCTTCTAACTAATTTATCGAAAACCCCATAGGGATGGATGTAGAGCGGTTCCGTTCAACACGAGTTTCATTGTTGGCTCTGCGAGCCCAACGAAACTCTAGCTGTTGGCGGTAGTACTCTTAATCCCAATGATTCCATATCGTATAAGTTTTAATGTGGACTGGAACACCATTTTTCAATTTGTATGTTGACAACGGTGTTATACTTTCGGGAAATGATTCTCTTTTCCAAATTAAACTGTCAGGAAAATTTCTCTTATAGTTTAATACAAGTTTAGAACTCAATTTAAAACTATCAGTTATAAAAAAGTTTTTTATTTCTTTATCCGAA from Flavobacterium nitratireducens includes:
- the scpA gene encoding methylmalonyl-CoA mutase; the protein is MIRKDLRHIQLKTQPSEANSSFEYSFAKENSATENFVTAEGIELKQNYKEEDIEDLEHLDFGAGFPPYLRGPHTTMYVQKPWTIRQYSGFSTAEESNAFYKRNLKAGQEALSIAFDLATHRGYDSDHERVVGDVGKAGVAIDTVEDFKILFDQIPLDKMSVSMTMNGAVLPIMAFYIVAAEEQGVPPEQLSGTIQNDILKEFMVRNTYIYPPEASMKIIASIFEYCSKKMPKFHSISISGYHIQEAGGTADIELAYTLADGIEYVRTGLSTGMKIDEFAPRLSFFWGIGMNHFMEIAKMRAARMIWTKLMKSFHPKNPKSLILRTHCQTSGWSLTAQDPFNNVARTCIEAAAAVLGGTQSLHTNALDEAMALPSDFSARIARNTQLYLLEETKITKTVDPWAGSYYVESLTHKIAQKAWKHIEEIESLGGMTKALTTGIPKMRIEEAAARKQARIDSEQDIIVGVNKFQAKKEVSLNILNIDIEKVRNQQLERLRQVKAKRDASKVKEAIEKIRLCAENGIGNLLEFAVEAARERATLGEISQALETVYGRHKAQIKSFSGVYSKEIKKNKHFEKAKHLADVFAKQEGRRPRIMVAKMGQDGHDRGAKVVATAFADIGFDVDIAPVFQTPFEVAKQAVENDVHILGVSSLAAGHKTLVPQVIEELKKLGREDIMVVVGGVIPNQDYQYLFDAGTAAIFGPGTNISKIACSILSLFIDEINS
- a CDS encoding methylmalonyl-CoA mutase subunit beta — encoded protein: MATPLFEEFDAVSSKQWKQKIQFELDGADYNESLVWNSPEDIKVRPFYHGDDYSQIATAPTHATEFKICQNIFVFDIQKSIDRALDSLNRGAESLRFTITDESLDIAQLLASLPLENTPIYFDFKFLSVESISKINSIVAQKKAKVFYNLDPIGQLAHEGNWFQTKEKNNFESLQILSKNTQESSLISIDMGLYQNAGANMVQQLAYGLAHANEYFNRVPTIHQSIVFEVAVGSNYFFEIAKLRALRLLFHLIAKEYYHDKDCHLLVTPTKRNKTLYDYNMNMLRTTTECMTAIIGGADAVANLPYDAIYHKSNEFGDRMARNQLLILKDESYFDKVNNPANGSYYIETLTQQLAEKGLQLFKEIEANGGFLKQLNEGIIKRKIQESADKEQQLFDSDKEILIGTNKYQNPKDKMKDKIELYPFVKIKPRKTLITPIIEKRLAEKIEQERLAAEEK
- a CDS encoding FtsB family cell division protein, yielding MTNPYKEKAWFKFLSNKYIWSLLFFVVWMLFLDNYSYFDHRVLDNQIEELEDNKNYYQEEIKKDESQIKQLKNPDQVEKYAREKYYMKKDSEDIYIIEFEGDTIEKK
- the udk gene encoding uridine kinase; amino-acid sequence: MLIIGITGGTGSGKTTVVQQIMNQLPDAEVGVLSQDSYYKPTGHLSYDERALINFDHPRAIDFDLLVEHLNQLKAGKTIQQPVYSFVTHNRTEDTISTHPRKVMLVEGILILVHAELRDLFDIKIFVHADADERLIRRLKRDIAERGRDMDEVLNRYQKTLKPMHEQFIEPTKAYADIIIPNNHYNTVAIDMLRSVINQKIL